Proteins encoded in a region of the Myxococcus guangdongensis genome:
- a CDS encoding RelA/SpoT family protein: MIRLNDILQRVSSYHPDPDLDIIKKAYVYSAKVHQGQLRKSGEPYLVHPLEVAGILADLKLDEASIVTGLLHDTIEDTLATAEELTELFGAEVAQLVDGVTKLSKFSASASLSQEEKQAENFRKMIIAMAQDIRVILVKLADRTHNMRTLDHMNEEKQARIAQETLDIYAPLANRLGISWIKTELEDLSFRYVKPQEFFGLQEKLNKRKKEREKYIEDTCDLVRTKLAERNLKGDVSGRFKHVYSIYKKIKAQGIDFDQIHDIIAFRIISPTAPACYEALGLVHEMWKPVPGRFKDFIAIPKPNMYQSLHTTVIGPLSERVEVQIRTAEMHKIAEEGIAAHWKYKEGKAVISKDDEKFAWLRQLMEWQQDLKDPKEFLETVKVDLFTDEVFVFTPKGDVRSLPRGATPVDFAYAIHSDVGNRCVGAKVNGKIVPLRYKLKNGDTVEVLTSPQQHPSKDWLTFVKTSRAQQRIRGFIKQQQREKSLQLGRELTDRELKRFQLNFNRLLKNGEVKRVAEELGFRVEDDLLVAVGYGKVTPQQLVQRLVPEEKRNEAEATPRGESSGNGASSGGSSMLPGLSRVTDLAKRLVGRSNRSGVQIGGVDDVLVRFGRCCNPVPGDPIAGFITRGRGVTVHTVGCEKALATDPERRVDVSWDVRGDFKRPVTLRVLTADRTGLLADISNIFSKKGVNISQANCRATGDDRAVNTFEVIISDLKQLTDLMRTIERLSGVYSVERI; encoded by the coding sequence ATGATCCGCCTGAACGACATCCTCCAACGGGTTTCCTCGTACCACCCGGACCCGGACCTGGACATCATCAAGAAGGCCTACGTCTACTCGGCCAAGGTGCATCAGGGCCAACTGAGGAAGTCGGGAGAGCCCTATCTCGTCCACCCGCTGGAGGTCGCCGGCATCCTCGCCGACCTCAAGCTGGACGAGGCGTCCATCGTCACCGGGCTCCTCCACGACACCATCGAGGACACGCTCGCCACCGCCGAGGAGCTCACCGAGCTGTTCGGCGCCGAGGTGGCCCAGCTGGTGGACGGCGTCACCAAGCTGTCCAAGTTCTCCGCGTCCGCCAGCCTCTCCCAGGAGGAGAAGCAGGCGGAGAACTTCCGGAAGATGATCATCGCGATGGCGCAGGACATCCGCGTCATCCTCGTGAAGCTGGCCGACCGCACGCACAACATGCGGACGCTGGACCACATGAACGAGGAGAAGCAGGCGCGCATCGCCCAGGAGACGCTGGACATCTACGCGCCCCTGGCGAACCGGCTGGGCATCTCCTGGATCAAGACGGAGCTGGAGGACCTGAGCTTCCGCTACGTGAAGCCGCAGGAGTTCTTCGGGCTGCAGGAGAAGCTCAACAAGCGCAAGAAGGAGCGCGAGAAGTACATCGAGGACACCTGCGACCTGGTGCGCACCAAGCTGGCCGAGCGCAACTTGAAGGGCGACGTGAGCGGCCGCTTCAAGCACGTCTACAGCATCTACAAGAAGATCAAGGCGCAGGGCATCGACTTCGATCAAATCCACGACATCATCGCGTTCCGCATCATCTCGCCCACCGCGCCCGCCTGCTACGAGGCGCTGGGCCTGGTGCACGAGATGTGGAAGCCGGTGCCGGGGCGCTTCAAGGACTTCATCGCGATTCCCAAGCCGAACATGTACCAGTCACTGCACACCACGGTGATTGGCCCCCTGAGCGAGCGCGTGGAGGTGCAGATCCGCACCGCGGAGATGCACAAGATCGCCGAGGAGGGCATCGCGGCCCACTGGAAGTACAAGGAGGGCAAGGCGGTCATCTCCAAGGATGACGAGAAGTTCGCCTGGCTGCGCCAGCTCATGGAGTGGCAGCAGGACCTGAAGGACCCCAAGGAGTTCCTCGAGACGGTGAAGGTGGACCTCTTCACCGACGAGGTCTTCGTCTTCACGCCCAAGGGCGACGTGCGCTCGCTGCCTCGCGGTGCGACGCCGGTGGACTTCGCGTACGCCATCCACTCGGACGTGGGCAACCGGTGCGTGGGCGCCAAGGTGAACGGCAAAATCGTTCCCCTGCGCTACAAGCTGAAGAACGGCGACACGGTGGAGGTGCTCACCAGCCCGCAGCAGCACCCGTCCAAGGACTGGCTCACCTTCGTCAAGACCAGCCGCGCGCAGCAGCGCATCCGCGGCTTCATCAAGCAGCAGCAGCGCGAGAAGAGCCTCCAGCTGGGCCGCGAGCTGACGGACCGCGAGCTCAAGCGCTTCCAGCTCAACTTCAACCGCCTGCTGAAGAACGGCGAGGTGAAGCGGGTCGCCGAGGAGCTGGGCTTCCGCGTCGAGGACGACCTGCTGGTGGCCGTGGGCTACGGCAAGGTGACGCCGCAGCAGCTGGTGCAGCGCCTGGTGCCCGAGGAGAAGCGCAACGAGGCGGAGGCCACGCCGCGAGGAGAGTCCTCCGGCAACGGCGCGTCCTCGGGGGGCTCGTCCATGCTGCCCGGCCTGTCGCGCGTGACGGACCTGGCCAAGCGCCTGGTGGGCCGCAGCAACCGAAGCGGCGTGCAGATTGGCGGCGTGGATGACGTGCTGGTCCGCTTCGGACGGTGTTGCAACCCCGTCCCCGGCGACCCCATCGCCGGCTTCATCACCCGGGGGCGGGGCGTCACGGTGCATACGGTGGGGTGCGAGAAGGCGCTCGCGACGGACCCCGAGCGGCGCGTGGACGTGAGCTGGGATGTGCGCGGAGACTTCAAGCGCCCCGTCACCCTGCGCGTGCTCACCGCGGACCGCACGGGCCTGTTGGCCGACATCTCCAACATCTTCTCGAAGAAGGGCGTCAACATCTCCCAGGCCAACTGTCGGGCCACCGGGGATGACCGGGCCGTGAACACCTTCGAGGTCATCATCTCGGACCTGAAGCAGCTCACGGACCTGATGCGCACCATCGAGCGCTTGAGCGGTGTGTACTCCGTGGAGCGAATCTAA
- a CDS encoding penicillin-binding transpeptidase domain-containing protein has translation MTIRRRLLSAAALLPLSLLLGANESPSGSAPAVGSEDAGVVASSPDAGGVAVALSGGEDAGPGAHAGGGGPLEAQAIPGQDGDSEAVAAAAVQGGADGGLATLVTVPGLVPPSPVPSRLTAPPITTLRTMAKSQDLLARAKLQGERLVVKEKNGEEKVLTVDPVLQAQLTKILRDYEVPYGAAVVLEPSTGRVLALAEHSAAQPELRGLPFRAVFPAASIFKIVTGSALLEAGVSPESEECFHGGKRRLTERHLEDSERDGACYSLAMAMGKSANVIFAKLTQKHLTAEVLRHMAARFRFNRAIDFVVPTDVSLAAVPEEGFALANTGAGFGDVYLSPLHGALVASVAANDGMWVNPVLVEPPPQPGVLLPPEEGERVLTSEAAKALTDMLETTVTHGTARGVFRERHFRVDNAVGKTGTLADRNPFRDYSWFVGFAPRDNPRVAVAALVVNDPKWRIRGTWLGREAIRLGLERAPAIVEVTAPASTAGKH, from the coding sequence ATGACGATTCGCCGACGACTCCTGTCCGCCGCCGCCCTGCTGCCGCTCTCCCTCCTGCTGGGAGCGAACGAGTCCCCGTCCGGGAGCGCTCCGGCCGTGGGCTCGGAGGACGCGGGTGTCGTGGCTTCCTCCCCGGATGCCGGGGGCGTGGCGGTGGCGCTTTCGGGCGGCGAGGACGCGGGCCCGGGAGCCCATGCGGGCGGAGGCGGTCCGCTGGAGGCCCAAGCAATTCCGGGACAAGACGGCGACTCGGAGGCGGTGGCGGCGGCCGCGGTGCAGGGTGGGGCGGACGGTGGACTGGCCACGCTGGTGACGGTGCCCGGTTTGGTGCCGCCCTCGCCGGTGCCCTCGCGGCTGACGGCGCCCCCCATCACGACGCTGCGGACGATGGCGAAGTCCCAGGACCTGCTGGCGCGCGCGAAGCTGCAGGGCGAGCGGCTGGTGGTGAAGGAGAAGAACGGTGAGGAGAAGGTGCTCACCGTGGACCCGGTGCTCCAGGCGCAGCTGACGAAGATCCTCCGCGACTACGAGGTGCCGTACGGCGCGGCCGTGGTGCTGGAGCCGTCGACGGGGCGGGTGCTGGCGCTCGCGGAGCACTCGGCGGCGCAGCCGGAGCTGCGGGGGCTGCCGTTCCGCGCGGTGTTCCCCGCGGCGAGCATCTTCAAGATCGTCACGGGCAGCGCGCTGCTCGAGGCCGGTGTCTCGCCGGAGAGCGAGGAGTGCTTCCACGGCGGCAAGCGGCGGCTGACGGAGCGCCACCTGGAGGACAGCGAGCGCGACGGGGCCTGCTACTCCCTGGCGATGGCGATGGGCAAGAGCGCCAACGTCATCTTCGCCAAGCTCACGCAGAAGCACCTCACCGCGGAGGTGCTGCGCCACATGGCCGCGCGCTTCCGCTTCAACCGCGCCATCGACTTCGTGGTGCCCACGGACGTGTCGCTCGCGGCGGTGCCGGAGGAGGGCTTCGCGCTGGCGAACACGGGGGCGGGCTTCGGGGATGTCTACCTCTCGCCGCTGCATGGCGCGCTGGTGGCGTCGGTGGCCGCGAACGATGGAATGTGGGTGAACCCGGTGTTGGTGGAGCCCCCGCCCCAGCCGGGTGTGTTGCTGCCTCCCGAGGAAGGGGAGCGCGTGCTGACGTCCGAGGCGGCGAAGGCGCTGACCGACATGCTGGAGACGACCGTCACGCACGGCACCGCGCGCGGCGTGTTCCGTGAGCGGCACTTCCGCGTGGACAACGCGGTGGGCAAGACGGGCACGCTCGCGGACCGCAACCCCTTCCGGGACTACTCGTGGTTCGTCGGCTTCGCGCCTCGGGACAACCCGCGCGTCGCGGTGGCCGCGCTCGTGGTCAATGACCCGAAGTGGCGCATCCGTGGCACGTGGCTCGGACGCGAGGCCATCCGGCTCGGGCTCGAGCGTGCGCCCGCCATCGTCGAAGTGACGGCGCCCGCGTCCACCGCGGGCAAGCACTGA
- a CDS encoding ABC transporter permease, with product MDGLKETLVIWSAELRRAVRSGRAVVLLGLYSMFSALVLLVVGWLAREVRAAVNLKLAEAGGADADTSARFAEEMRKGVLGFLTSNDTAMMEALAQVPIEVLLVFKVTLFFLPAYVALMGFDQISGEVGPRSMRYLTVRARRSSVLLGKFLSQAALLVGLVLIIDLAIFIYARIANPDFGFAALSLNLLKFWMAAIVFSLSYVALTTLCSSLFRSPAVSLVFNFILLFVFWLMDTVGRASSVVDAASGQQEGALRFLCYLSPSYYAGNLLHPRFTEFGVSGAAYASFATIFLLGAYGALRARDL from the coding sequence TTGGACGGACTGAAAGAAACCCTGGTCATCTGGAGCGCGGAGCTGCGCCGGGCCGTGCGCAGCGGGCGCGCGGTGGTGCTGCTCGGCCTCTACAGCATGTTCTCCGCGCTGGTGCTGCTGGTGGTGGGCTGGCTCGCCCGGGAAGTCCGCGCCGCGGTGAACCTGAAGCTCGCCGAGGCCGGAGGCGCGGACGCGGACACCTCCGCGCGCTTCGCCGAGGAGATGCGCAAGGGCGTGCTGGGCTTCCTCACCAGCAACGACACCGCGATGATGGAGGCCCTGGCGCAGGTGCCCATCGAGGTGCTGCTCGTCTTCAAGGTCACCCTCTTCTTCCTGCCCGCCTACGTGGCGCTGATGGGGTTCGACCAGATCAGCGGTGAAGTGGGCCCGCGCTCCATGCGCTACCTCACGGTGCGCGCCCGCCGCTCCTCGGTGCTCCTGGGCAAGTTCCTGTCCCAGGCGGCGCTGCTGGTGGGCCTGGTGCTCATCATCGACCTGGCCATCTTCATCTACGCGCGCATCGCCAACCCGGACTTCGGCTTCGCCGCGCTGAGCCTCAACCTGCTCAAGTTCTGGATGGCCGCCATCGTCTTCTCGCTGTCCTACGTGGCGCTCACCACGCTGTGCTCCAGCCTCTTCCGCAGCCCCGCGGTGAGCCTGGTCTTCAACTTCATCCTCCTGTTCGTCTTCTGGTTGATGGACACCGTGGGCCGGGCCTCGAGCGTGGTGGACGCGGCGTCGGGTCAGCAGGAGGGCGCGCTGCGGTTCCTGTGCTACCTCTCGCCCTCGTATTACGCCGGGAACCTGCTGCACCCGAGGTTCACCGAGTTCGGCGTGAGCGGCGCGGCCTACGCGAGCTTCGCGACCATCTTCCTGCTGGGCGCCTACGGGGCCCTGCGCGCGAGGGACCTGTGA
- a CDS encoding ABC transporter ATP-binding protein translates to MSDLAIELFGISKRFGPKVAVNNVSFSVPKGAVYGLIGPNGAGKTTTFSMMCGYLYPSEGTLKVMDVDPTTPGALKGRLGALPQDAVLPPGWEVGALLMYWAKLSDLDAPEREAREALEKVGLMEAWNVQTQALSHGMAKRTAMAQALMGAPPLVLLDEPTAGLDPRIAAQVRQVIKDMKGRQTVVVSSHNLQELEELCDAAAILDKGSLAQDGTMSELTGQGAEFRVQIARGTVIPPELTTLPHVTDARMEGEHVLVVRFGGQVPPEEVISRVVAHLLQSGVLILGVSRGRRLEDRVLQLL, encoded by the coding sequence GTGAGCGACCTGGCCATCGAGTTGTTCGGCATCTCCAAGCGCTTCGGCCCCAAGGTCGCGGTCAACAACGTCAGCTTCTCGGTGCCCAAGGGCGCGGTGTACGGCCTCATCGGCCCCAACGGCGCCGGCAAGACGACCACCTTCTCCATGATGTGCGGCTACCTCTATCCGTCCGAGGGCACGCTCAAGGTCATGGACGTGGACCCCACCACCCCCGGCGCCCTCAAGGGCCGTTTGGGCGCCCTGCCCCAGGACGCGGTGCTGCCCCCCGGCTGGGAGGTGGGCGCGCTCCTGATGTACTGGGCGAAGCTGTCCGACCTCGACGCCCCCGAGCGCGAGGCCCGCGAGGCGCTCGAGAAGGTCGGGCTGATGGAGGCCTGGAACGTCCAGACGCAGGCGCTCAGCCACGGCATGGCCAAGCGCACCGCCATGGCGCAGGCGCTGATGGGAGCCCCCCCGCTGGTGCTGCTCGACGAGCCCACCGCCGGGTTGGATCCGCGCATCGCCGCGCAGGTGCGTCAGGTCATCAAGGACATGAAGGGCCGCCAGACGGTGGTGGTCTCCAGCCACAACCTCCAGGAGCTGGAGGAGCTGTGCGACGCGGCGGCCATCCTCGACAAGGGCTCGCTGGCGCAGGACGGCACCATGTCCGAGCTCACCGGACAGGGCGCCGAGTTCCGCGTGCAGATCGCCCGCGGCACCGTCATCCCGCCCGAGCTGACCACCCTCCCCCACGTCACCGACGCGCGCATGGAGGGCGAGCACGTGCTCGTCGTGCGCTTCGGCGGTCAGGTGCCCCCCGAGGAGGTCATCAGCCGCGTCGTGGCCCACCTCCTCCAGAGCGGCGTGCTCATCCTCGGCGTCAGCCGCGGCCGGCGCCTGGAAGACCGCGTCCTCCAGTTGCTGTAG
- a CDS encoding GGDEF domain-containing protein: MSVRRKRVGKAGQPPTVLLIEPRADDLERTRMLLGEAGFRVVPVTRFDAAVPLFEVIQPDAVILAVQAPDFSAVQVARRLRQLSRGTVPLLYMVDPQDAGAYQHCLEKGQCVDVVPRGGSGAELAVKLHAQLRLKAAVLRAAAGEEEDTALALHDPVTGVYNRPFLLSLMGLEMRRCERYGGTFSVVAAEVGGWSALRKEYGRGMAERLLVYSAVVLGQTVREADAVARVGDSQFALMLPGTPAEAVPVLLSRVAARFEAARFQVDGRVVRTTLELGAVSFPDTVGTPMQLLGAAQQEMRRTREFRRGAGSMTRLSV; the protein is encoded by the coding sequence GTGAGCGTTCGACGCAAGCGGGTGGGGAAGGCGGGACAGCCGCCCACCGTGCTGCTCATCGAGCCGAGGGCGGACGACCTGGAGCGGACCCGGATGCTCCTCGGGGAGGCCGGCTTCAGGGTGGTTCCCGTCACTCGCTTCGACGCGGCGGTGCCGCTGTTCGAGGTCATCCAACCCGACGCGGTGATTCTGGCGGTGCAGGCGCCCGACTTCAGCGCCGTGCAGGTGGCCCGGCGGCTGCGGCAGCTCAGCCGAGGCACCGTGCCCCTGCTGTACATGGTGGACCCCCAGGACGCGGGGGCCTACCAGCACTGCCTGGAGAAGGGACAGTGCGTGGACGTGGTGCCGCGCGGGGGCAGCGGGGCGGAGCTGGCGGTGAAGCTGCACGCGCAGCTGCGGCTGAAGGCCGCGGTGCTGCGGGCCGCGGCGGGTGAGGAAGAGGACACGGCGCTGGCGCTGCATGACCCGGTGACGGGCGTCTACAACCGGCCCTTCCTGCTGTCGCTGATGGGGTTGGAGATGCGCCGGTGCGAGCGGTACGGCGGGACGTTCTCCGTGGTGGCGGCGGAGGTGGGGGGCTGGAGCGCGCTTCGCAAGGAGTACGGGCGGGGCATGGCGGAGCGTCTGTTGGTGTACAGCGCGGTGGTGCTGGGGCAGACGGTTCGCGAGGCGGACGCGGTGGCCCGGGTGGGCGACAGCCAGTTCGCGCTGATGTTGCCGGGCACGCCCGCGGAGGCGGTGCCGGTGTTGTTGTCGCGGGTGGCCGCGAGGTTCGAGGCGGCCCGCTTCCAGGTGGATGGTCGGGTGGTGCGCACCACGTTGGAGCTGGGGGCGGTGAGCTTCCCGGACACCGTGGGGACGCCGATGCAGCTCTTGGGCGCTGCGCAGCAGGAGATGCGGCGCACGCGTGAATTTCGTCGAGGGGCCGGGTCGATGACCCGGCTCTCGGTGTGA
- a CDS encoding DUF4388 domain-containing protein: protein MRGLTGDFSTMPLKDLVVYLGNRRATGSLKVERGDVRKQWVLRDGQVVCASSNQPREFFGQFLINMGHLTEAQLEKAFATQAQTRVFLGKVLATSGVVPEAMARSTLSHKFREMMLDAFHWQEGEFTFEASDTAPDIAGLDVEVDLVDIHREGEFRETAWEAIRAVFPTGGTRLAVDERKLPERKPGSMDERIIQLIHDGLSIDGMARALHATDFFLYQRLYALYRLDAVKVSEEAPVPVTAAVVEEEKQEGGVIGAESSSDEVLQAAQLFLDAGNVRDGEALARQAHEMSPSPRSSALVKSAQEKLLAELRRELMDSAKVPALLVAPANLKTLQLTAPERYLLSRIDGRRDVAAIVHVSPLQELDALRFIHGFVDMGLVKLTPR, encoded by the coding sequence ATGCGCGGCCTGACTGGTGACTTCTCGACGATGCCCCTCAAGGACCTCGTCGTCTACCTCGGGAACCGACGGGCCACGGGCTCGCTCAAGGTGGAGCGCGGGGACGTGCGCAAGCAATGGGTCCTGCGCGACGGGCAGGTCGTTTGCGCCAGCTCCAACCAGCCTCGGGAGTTCTTCGGTCAATTCCTCATCAACATGGGGCACCTGACGGAAGCCCAGCTCGAGAAGGCCTTCGCCACGCAAGCCCAGACGCGGGTGTTCCTGGGCAAGGTGCTGGCGACGTCGGGGGTGGTGCCGGAGGCGATGGCGCGCTCGACGCTGAGCCACAAGTTCCGGGAGATGATGTTGGACGCCTTCCATTGGCAGGAGGGGGAGTTCACCTTCGAGGCCTCGGACACGGCGCCGGACATCGCCGGGCTGGACGTGGAAGTGGACCTGGTGGACATCCACCGCGAGGGCGAGTTCCGGGAGACGGCGTGGGAGGCCATCCGCGCGGTGTTCCCCACGGGCGGCACGCGCCTGGCGGTGGACGAGCGCAAGCTGCCCGAGCGCAAGCCCGGCAGCATGGACGAGCGCATCATCCAGCTCATCCATGACGGGCTGAGCATCGACGGGATGGCGCGGGCGCTGCACGCCACGGACTTCTTCCTGTACCAGCGGCTGTACGCGCTCTATCGGCTGGACGCGGTGAAGGTGTCGGAAGAGGCGCCTGTCCCCGTCACGGCCGCGGTGGTGGAGGAGGAGAAGCAGGAGGGCGGCGTCATCGGCGCGGAGTCGTCCTCGGACGAGGTGCTGCAGGCCGCGCAGCTGTTCCTGGACGCGGGCAATGTCCGGGATGGCGAGGCGCTCGCGCGGCAGGCGCATGAGATGTCGCCGTCGCCCCGCTCCTCGGCGCTGGTGAAGTCGGCGCAGGAGAAGCTGTTGGCGGAGCTGCGCCGGGAGCTGATGGACTCGGCGAAGGTGCCGGCGCTGCTGGTGGCGCCCGCGAACCTCAAGACGCTCCAGCTCACCGCGCCGGAGCGCTACCTGCTGTCGCGCATCGACGGGCGCCGGGATGTGGCCGCCATCGTCCACGTGTCACCGCTGCAGGAGCTCGACGCGCTGAGGTTCATCCACGGCTTCGTGGACATGGGGCTGGTGAAGCTCACCCCCCGGTAG
- a CDS encoding glutaredoxin family protein has product MRVEIYSKPKCSLCDKAADVVEAVRARIPFELRLISILESPDLFERWRYDIPVIVIEGVPAFKYRVTEAELEARLREVQGGMSIAKTDAQDG; this is encoded by the coding sequence ATGAGAGTCGAGATCTACTCGAAACCCAAATGCTCGCTCTGCGACAAGGCAGCCGACGTCGTGGAGGCCGTCCGCGCTCGCATCCCCTTCGAGCTGCGGCTCATCTCCATCCTGGAGTCCCCGGACCTGTTCGAGCGGTGGCGCTACGACATCCCGGTGATCGTCATTGAAGGGGTGCCCGCCTTCAAATACCGCGTCACGGAGGCCGAGCTGGAGGCCCGGCTGCGTGAAGTCCAAGGTGGCATGTCCATTGCTAAAACCGATGCCCAGGATGGGTAG
- a CDS encoding DsbA family protein, which yields MKPNIIVALLVGLVLGFVGGRVYSGSPTKAETKPAAQAGQANPARRPVDPTVFKVPVEGSPTRGNPEALVTLVEFSDYECPFCSRANVTVEKLEEEYGKKLRVVMKQNPLSFHPRAKPASLAALAAGEQGKYWEMHGKLFANQKKLDDASLEQFAKEIGLDLDKWKADMASPALSEVIQKDQTLAGQLGASGTPAFFINGRFLSGAQPIDNFKGLIDEELAKAEALVKGGVRPAQVYAKTIEKGAERAAPKAAQQQQQAPSVKKIDVPADAAAFGPATAKVTIVEWSDFECPFCSRAVPTLTQIKKDYPKDVRVVFRHQPLSFHANAKAAAEASEAAREQGRFWEYHDKLFANQKALDRASLEKYAQELGLNVAKFKAALDSGKFRAKVEADSNAGTAVGASGTPTFFVNGRELVGAQPFDAFKRLIDEEIVKADKLLASGTKPEELYAKLNADNVANAPAAPAPGAPAEPPVQKVDIGGAPVKGAANAPVTIVLFSDFECPFCSRVVPTLKQIEEQYQGKVKVAFRNQPLPMHANAKAAAAAALAAHEQGKFWEMHDKLFANQRALDRASLDKYAQELGLNVEKFKAALDSNKFAQQIDADAADASRLGATGTPTFFINGRTLVGAQPFDAFKRVIDEELKKAGAVAADRK from the coding sequence ATGAAGCCCAATATCATCGTGGCCTTGCTGGTCGGCCTGGTGCTTGGTTTCGTCGGCGGCCGCGTCTACAGCGGCTCTCCCACGAAGGCCGAGACCAAGCCCGCCGCTCAAGCTGGACAGGCCAACCCCGCGCGCCGTCCGGTGGACCCCACCGTGTTCAAGGTTCCCGTCGAGGGTTCCCCCACCCGGGGCAACCCCGAGGCCCTCGTCACGTTGGTCGAGTTCTCGGATTACGAGTGCCCCTTCTGCAGCCGTGCGAACGTCACGGTGGAGAAGCTCGAGGAGGAGTACGGCAAGAAGCTGCGCGTGGTGATGAAGCAGAACCCGCTCTCCTTCCACCCCCGCGCCAAGCCCGCGTCCCTCGCGGCGCTGGCCGCTGGCGAGCAGGGCAAGTACTGGGAGATGCACGGCAAGCTCTTCGCCAACCAGAAGAAGCTGGATGACGCGTCCCTGGAGCAGTTCGCCAAGGAGATCGGCCTGGACCTGGACAAGTGGAAGGCCGACATGGCCAGCCCCGCGCTGTCCGAGGTCATCCAGAAGGACCAGACGCTGGCCGGCCAGCTCGGCGCGAGCGGCACCCCCGCCTTCTTCATCAACGGCCGCTTCCTCTCCGGCGCGCAGCCCATCGACAACTTCAAGGGGCTCATCGACGAGGAGCTCGCCAAGGCGGAGGCCCTGGTGAAGGGCGGCGTCCGCCCGGCCCAGGTCTACGCGAAGACCATCGAGAAGGGCGCCGAGCGCGCCGCGCCCAAGGCGGCCCAGCAGCAGCAGCAGGCCCCCTCGGTGAAGAAGATCGACGTGCCCGCCGACGCCGCGGCGTTCGGCCCGGCCACCGCCAAGGTGACCATCGTCGAGTGGTCCGACTTCGAGTGCCCCTTCTGCAGCCGCGCCGTCCCGACGCTGACGCAGATCAAGAAGGACTACCCCAAGGACGTGCGCGTGGTGTTCCGTCACCAGCCGCTGTCCTTCCACGCCAACGCCAAGGCGGCCGCCGAGGCCTCCGAGGCCGCGCGTGAGCAGGGCCGGTTCTGGGAGTACCACGACAAGCTGTTCGCCAATCAGAAGGCCCTGGACCGCGCCTCCCTGGAGAAGTACGCGCAGGAGCTGGGTCTGAACGTCGCCAAGTTCAAGGCCGCGCTCGACTCCGGCAAGTTCCGCGCGAAGGTGGAGGCGGACAGCAACGCCGGCACCGCCGTGGGCGCCAGCGGCACCCCGACGTTCTTCGTCAACGGCCGCGAGCTCGTGGGCGCGCAGCCCTTCGACGCCTTCAAGCGCCTCATCGACGAGGAGATCGTCAAGGCCGACAAGCTGCTGGCCTCCGGCACCAAGCCCGAGGAGCTCTACGCGAAGCTCAACGCGGACAACGTGGCCAACGCCCCGGCCGCGCCCGCCCCCGGCGCTCCCGCCGAGCCGCCCGTCCAGAAGGTCGACATCGGCGGCGCGCCGGTGAAGGGCGCCGCGAACGCGCCCGTCACCATCGTCCTCTTCTCCGACTTCGAGTGCCCCTTCTGCAGCCGCGTGGTCCCCACGCTCAAGCAGATCGAAGAGCAGTACCAGGGCAAGGTGAAGGTGGCCTTCCGCAACCAGCCGCTGCCCATGCACGCCAACGCCAAGGCCGCCGCGGCCGCCGCGCTGGCCGCGCACGAGCAGGGCAAGTTCTGGGAGATGCACGACAAGCTCTTCGCCAACCAGCGCGCGTTGGATCGCGCCTCGCTGGACAAGTACGCGCAGGAGCTGGGCCTGAACGTGGAGAAGTTCAAGGCCGCCCTGGACAGCAACAAGTTCGCCCAGCAGATCGACGCGGACGCCGCGGACGCCAGCCGTCTGGGCGCCACCGGCACCCCGACGTTCTTCATCAACGGCCGCACCCTCGTGGGCGCCCAGCCGTTCGACGCCTTCAAGCGCGTCATCGATGAGGAGCTGAAGAAGGCCGGCGCGGTGGCGGCGGACCGCAAGTAG
- a CDS encoding sulfurtransferase TusA family protein: MGDSSRMDNSVRVDTSGRPCPVPILEIAKAMRRLPVGTLVELVSTDRGLEADLPAWCEATGHELVRLERRETSYVGWVRKVG; this comes from the coding sequence ATGGGAGACAGTTCTCGGATGGACAACAGCGTGCGCGTGGACACGTCCGGGAGGCCCTGTCCGGTGCCCATCCTGGAGATCGCCAAGGCGATGCGGCGGCTGCCCGTCGGCACGCTCGTGGAGCTGGTGTCCACGGACCGGGGCCTGGAGGCGGATCTGCCCGCCTGGTGCGAGGCCACGGGCCACGAACTCGTCCGCCTGGAGCGCAGGGAGACGAGCTACGTGGGCTGGGTCCGCAAGGTGGGTTGA
- a CDS encoding RidA family protein gives MRSMARQTIHSDQAPKAIGPYSQAVQVDSGKMTFLSGQIPLDPATMEMVPGDVVAQAERVMLNLQAVLKAAGLDFSHVVRSTIYLTDLGDFARVNEVYGRYFTGAPPARATVQVAALPRGSKVEIDAIAVS, from the coding sequence GTGCGCTCCATGGCTCGACAGACCATCCACTCGGACCAGGCCCCCAAGGCCATCGGTCCGTACTCGCAAGCGGTGCAGGTGGACTCGGGGAAGATGACCTTCCTCTCCGGGCAGATTCCCCTGGACCCCGCCACCATGGAGATGGTGCCCGGGGACGTCGTCGCCCAGGCGGAGCGGGTGATGCTCAACCTCCAGGCGGTGCTCAAGGCGGCCGGGCTGGACTTCAGCCACGTGGTGCGCAGCACCATCTACCTCACGGACCTGGGTGACTTCGCCCGCGTCAACGAGGTCTACGGCCGCTACTTCACCGGCGCCCCTCCGGCCCGCGCCACCGTGCAGGTGGCGGCGCTGCCGCGCGGCTCCAAGGTGGAGATCGACGCCATCGCCGTGTCCTGA